One Misgurnus anguillicaudatus chromosome 5, ASM2758022v2, whole genome shotgun sequence genomic window, ATGGACTCTTTGCTCGCTTTTTTCCCTGGATTACAGGTGTGAAATCACTGTGTattgtctctctctctattttctGGGTTGGGAATATACTAACTTTAAAGTTTTGTTGTTCTCTGTTGTTGCAGGTGTTAAAAGGCGATATCCGCCCAGCTATAGAGACGCATGAAATGCTTTATCAAGTcaccaaaaaacacaacttcctgCCTGAGGTACTGTAGATCCTCTTTTCTGCTGTTCGGGTGTCGTCACTGTCTGGTTTACAAACGGTCCTTTGCTTTGCTCCACCACCCAACTATCTTCTCACATCTTATTGCAGGCTTTCACCACTGATTTCAGAGTTCACTGGGCCCAACATCCTCTGCGGCCAGAGTTTGCAGAAAGCACCTACTTTCTTTATAAGGTACGGAGGTGCAATGTTTGTAATCTATTTCTTATGTGCTCATCATTGAGCAAATGTGACCACTTTGTGCCGCTTTGCTCTTGGTATAAAGTGTCCTTATTATGTCGGGACAAAATACTTTTACGGTACTTTACTGTAGTAAACTCTGAAGACAATACTTGGGTAAGAGTtattacttaaaggaacactccactttaaaaaaaaaaagaatgcttattttccagctcccctagagccaaacacttgatttttaccgttttggagtccattcagctgatctctgggtctggtgctgccacttttagcatagcttagcataatccattgaatctgattagaccattagcatcacgctaaaaaataaccaaagaatttcaatattttccctatttaaagccgctctatgcaattcaccgtttttgtcaaacagcgacccctagagtcgctggagaatacttgcaactgtcgtaatttcccactctagtactccAAGGTTAAtaaccaggtaatgtttcacaatttcatacaaatattaggctactgcatagtctactaaactacagatgatggtaataggataataagaagtttattccaagtgtaaagtgcatataataataaaataccacgtttgctagcttataatgttttaacatgattgcagctaaatcacaattaaacactacaaaatgccatgacaaagttaattctgtacgttgcattatctcataacattgttcgttataatgtcactatacatgattattgctatttatcataatagtttgcaaatggtgcatgtttacactatttacaacctctaggcttatttatgtcctgataattatgtgagatattgacaactgttgtcatgataatcgcacgaagtcgaacaagcctaacgtgtgtgacgtcgttgccgtaaagcaagtcgtgattctcgcgagatttgtcaggggcggttctctcaagcttgcattgctggttttggtagcggcgtcctcccgagcttcaacaggaggatgattcgccttactatgactttgtttaccaccgaaataactttgaagctgttatattaaggtaaaataactgcatagtgtgtctttaaaacttgtctcttctgtagttacattgtgtacaaagactgacagaaaattaaaagttacgattttctattttctatttttgagtgtgatgctaatggtctggtcagcttcagtggattgtgctaagctatgctaaaaattgtagtgccagacccggagatcaactgaatggattccaaaacggtaaaaatcaaatgtttaactttaagggagctggaaaatgagcatatttttttgtggagtgtccctttaaccctTTATGACATTTCTTCTGAAAATGTTGCTCTTCTTTTGCTATACAATGAAAGGCTATCAGTGTCTATcatttttggggtgaactatctctttaactGTGAATTTCCTTTGTCCTTCGAAGGCCACTAAAGATCCATATTACCTAGAGGCCGGGCGGACCATACTGGAAAATCTGAACCGCTACGCTCGAGTTCCCTGTGGCTTTGCTGCTATGAAGGACGTGAGGACAGGGAGTCACGAGGACCGGTAAGCATGTTGCTTAAAAAAGGGCAGTATGAGTAAAAAGTAGGCATATTAGTAAATAAAGAAGTTGTAGGATCAGCAGGCTGACTCATAGCATACTTATTTTACTTCAATTGTTTACCAACTCTTTCAGCATGGACTCTTTCTTCCTGGCGGAGATGTTTAAGTACCTGTTCCTGCTGTTTGCTGAAGAGGAGGATTTGCCTTTTAATGTGGAGGATTACGTCTTTACCACCGAAGCACATCTGctccctctctctctatctactGCCTCAAACTCGCAGGCACCCCCTGTCATTGACTATATGGTATTGCACCTCGGCACCATAACAGTTCTGCTCATTTTAAAGGTCTCGTTCTTTCTGTGTCTTTGAAGCTTTgagtgtgtttacagtgcgtactataacatgtgttcatgtttcacgtgtaaaaaaacgctgtatttttcacacaatttacttatctgtatagcgctgttttcactgtcctaaaaatgggctgatgtctttcttgttctatgaagtccctccttcagaaatacgtatcgagttctgattgtgtagtttgtttagtgtgttatgattcgacagcagcttagcttagcagagccgtttgagccaaagctggcgactgacgtattcctgtgggcgacgtttagtcaaaaaactgttttattgacgtCATGCAATCGGGAAGTAGATGGCTGTAGTTAAAAGGGGactttgttaaagaaaatatatcgcctggcagtgaactttgagctttatcattttgcaggtattatttatactctaacagcaacattacacactaactaaagtttaaaaaatgggatcaggaagaatgtgacctttattgctgccttaacatgctATGAGAAATTTCCCAATTCCTACTTCTGAAGTCGTAATTACTACAGAAGTAGGAATCGTGGAGGACAAGTCAAAATGGATAAAAGATATAATTGCAACATCTCTCTCCCATCCTCCATGTTTAATGTTATAACCCACCCAACTTGGAAACACTGGTATGGAAATTATCAGTTTCCCAGTCGTAACAACAACAATTAGTGAGACTGTTCATGTCCAGTTATTCCTATAGCAATACGATAATTTAAGCAAGTATAAGGAGCATTACTACAACACTATAACACCTAGTCAGTATAGTGTTCACTATTAGGAAACTCTTACCAAGACTAGCTCtgtttttgtaataataataataataataataatgaatttaaatatttttccctACCACGCCAGCCTATAGAGGAGCTTGATGACTCAAATTTTGAATGGACTTGTCCCAACACCCGCCTTCTTTTTCCTGACCCTGCCTTCCCACGCAATCTTCGTGAACCAATCAGGAGTGCTGTAGATAAGAGCTGTCCACGCCCGGCACTCAACCGGTAAGAAAGTTAAACCATCTGGTCCGTGTTTCTGTTAATAGAGCGTTACAAGCCGTACTTTTCCTTTTTTGCTCATACTTTGAGTCAGGGATTCaaacatcagtttacatttctgtctgtctatctctctctaCTGCAGAGATCCTGGTACGGTCCGTCCTCCATTGAGGGCTCAGGATTTCATGGCCAATAATCCTGAACACCTTGAACTGCTGAGACGGATGGGTGTGAGTCTCATTCACTTAAAGGATGGCAGAGTGCAACTTGTTCAGCATGCAACACAGGTAACACACAGATCAAGCGTGCCCTGTATATTCACGGCAGTTGTTTTTCTCGCCAAGGATTCTAATAATATTTAGGCATTCATTGTAttcacatttaaatgtattaatttgttagatgcgacttacaaatgagtgACCATTTAACATGTTGTTGGACTTGGTGAACAAatagatgtgtgtgtgtcagagtAGGTGGAGCTCCAAGTCGCACCCACCTattacatcatcatcatcatctcgaACCACCAAAACTGTTTTGGTTTGGtctgattttgttttattaaattatgtCACAGCTGCAAGGGCATTAACACTCGCCTATGTCAATCTCTGTTACAATCCAAAAGTAATGCCATGCCCCATCTCTCATCCTCCGCAGGCTGTGAGCGCAGTTGCTGCAGAGGATGGCATGCGGTTCATGCAGGAGATGATGGAGCTTTCCAGCCAGCAGCAGAAAGAACAGCTTCCCCCCAGAGCGGTTCAGATCGTCTCACAACCCTTTTTTGGTAGAGTAGTACTGACCGCAGGCCCTGCACAGTTCGGAGTAGATCTTTCCAAAAGCAGCTCTGGGGTAAATAACATATCTGTGACATTGACCTCAGAAGTTTTTGCTGAATGTTCTTGCTAAGGGGTGTGAATTTCTGTTAGTCATGATACATTCTGTatcttctttttatttttttccttagGTGCGTGGGTTTGTAACTATAGCGGAGCCCTACAACGGCTGTTCTGAGTTGAGTAACGGTGAGATTGTGGCTGGCCGCATTGCTCTGCTGCAGCGGGGCCAGTGCATGTTTGCAGAGAAGGCCAGGCACATTCAGAAGGCCGGGGCCATCGGAGGCATCGTCATCGATGAGAAATGTTACACCAGTGAAGCCTTTTAAAGAGAGAGTTCAttcaaaaatgttgtcatcatttactcaaccccttgttattttaaacctgtatgagtttctttattctgttgaacacaaaagatgatattttgataaatgatggtacacagttgacggtacccattagtagaaaaaacaattactatgaaagtcaatgtgCACCGTCAACTGTGCgcttactatcatttatcaaaatagatttttttgtgttcaacataataaagaaactcatacagtgaggaaaataagtatttggacACCCTgcttttttgcaagttctcccacttagaaatcatgcaggggtctgaaattgtcatagtaggtgcatgtccactgtgagagacataatctaaaaaaaatctaaaaaaggattttttaactcttttttttgtatgatacatatgcaaaaaagtatttgaacgcctgagaaaatcaatgttaatatttggtacagtagcctttgtttgaggtcaaacatttcctgtagtttttcacgaGGTTttcacacactgcaggagggattttggcccactcctccacacagatcttctctagtcagtcaggtttctggcctgtcgctgaaaAACACGAAGTTTGACCTCCCttcaaagattctctattgggtttaggtctggagactggctaggccatgCCAGAACCTtaatatgcttcttacagagccactccttggttatcctggctgtgtgcttcgggtcattgtcatgttggaagacccagccttgaCCCATCTTCagtgctctaactgagggaaggaggttgttccccaaaatcttgcaatacatggccccggtcatcctctccttaatacagtgcagtcgccctgtcccatgtgcagaaaaacacccccaaagcatgatgctaccacccccatgcttcacagtagggatggtgttcttgggatggtactcatcattcttcaaatacgtttagtggaattatgaccaaaaagttctaatttggtctcatctgaccacatgactttctcccatgactcctctggctcatccaaatggtcattggcaaacttaagacgggcctggacatgtgctggtttaagcaggggaaccttccgtgccatgcatgatttcaaaccatgatgtcttagtgtattaccaacagtaaccttggaaacggtggtcccagctcttttcaggtcattgaccagctcctcctgtgtagttctgggctgatttttTTACCTTTCTTAGGGTCATTGAGACCCCATGAGgtgagattgacagtcatgtttagcttcttccattttctaatgattgctccaacagtggatcttttttcaccaagctgcttggcaatttccctgtagccctttccagccttgtggaggtgtacaattttgtctctagtgtcttgggacagctctttggtcttggccatgttagtagttggattcttactgattgtatggggtggacaggtgtctttatgcagcttatgacctcaaacaggtgcatctaatttaggataataaatggattggaggtgtacattttaaaggcagactaacaggtctttgaggggcaaaattctagctgatagacaggtgttagAATACTTATTTGTATtatatcatacaaataaatagttaaaaatcatacattgtgatttctagATATTTTTTTTGGATTATGTCTCTCATAGTGGACGTGCATTTATGATGACAATTCCATGATTCCTGGGTGGGAGAActaaatagcagggtgttcaaatacttattttcctcactgtacatTCATAATCATTTTTTGGTTAACCGGATCACCCAATTCATTCAAAACATCAAAAAACAGCCACATTTATTTGGCTTTGTATAGTACAAAGCAATGCCATTAATAGTGTGATGTTCTTTGatttcattatttttgtttAGATGATAACGAGGGCAGCAGCAGTGACACAGCTCCATTATTCCAGATGGCAGGGGATGGGCGGAACACTGATGATGTCACTTTGCCACTCCTCTTCCTGTTCCACAAAGAGGGCAACATCCTGTTGGAGGCTCTCAAGGAGTACAGGGAGGTGGAGGTGCTGCTTAGTGATAAAGCAAGAAGCAGAGGTAAGATATTCTCCAAAACGGAGCAAAGACATGAGACTGTATATGATAAATGATTGCCATTTAGCCATCTGAGGTGATATATTACGATATAAATAAAGGAAAGGATGAGAGGTGGTGCATGTGTCTCTTTTGTTTTCATTCCTTTTCTGACTATTCTCTCTTTTCTTGGTTTGTAACTGTTCTCCGTTTCAAATACTTTTCTTATTTCCTTTCTTTCTTGGATGAGAAGAAGCCATATTTAAAGGGAAAGCCCTCCCGGGCGCCCTCTTGGATGGCAGTAAGTACCCCTACTGTTTGGATTTTCCTCTTGTGCTTCCAACCCACCTGATAATAAAGATgataaaatgtgaccctgtctgtgaaacccaGCTAAACCTATTAAaaatctgtgaaaatataaccttgatatctttaatattgactgaaaaAGGCcaagtcaaagattgaaatgagtgtgaaatcaaactttgaggTTTATTGGCCATTTATTTAACCAACCTTCTTTTATCATAGGTACGGATGGCACAGAGGAAGAGGACTGCTCTACTGAGGAGAAAGACCACAGTTCTCCTGAACCTCTTGACCAATCACAAGTCACTACTCAGGAACCGGCGGCCGAAGAGCAGGAGACGGTTCAGTCGGCGGAGGGACTCAGCAGTTATGTCTCCATGGACGTAGGGGAGGACCCTGCGGTGGATGAGGAGGACTCGAGTAGCCGATCGGTGGACTCGCTTATGGCTGATTGGCAGGAGGACTTAGAAGCCTTTAAGCAAATGGAGAAGGACGAGCTTTGACATTCCCATTCATCTCCGACTGTTTAGTACGTCACAGACTGACGAATCATATCTGCCATGTACGGAAATATATCGGACAAGGATGATTAAGAATGTCGGCTCAAAGAGCTCCTTTTCTACGGCCAGTTCTCAGGGCTTATTTCTGATTCAACCTGTTAACTTTAACTGAAGACTAAAAACTCTTTTTCTCCCTTCGTCTGCACACACATCACTactgttgtcttgtttttgtcTTCCTTCTCCCAATTGCTTGATTATTGAAGTGCAGGTTTAAATTCATTATCTGAAGGACTGATTCGTTTAACGGCTGGTTGAACTGTGATGAATTGCTTTATTCGCAATAGGATTAATACTTGGTCTGAATTAACAGCGTCTTAATTGGCAGTTAAATAAGGAAATAAGACCTATATGAAATGATATACGTGTTTGGTTGAAtgtttgtatatgtatattGCTTTGAATATCAGCCTTCGAAATCAGAAAAAGAGCGCCTGCAGAACAAGTCAGAAGTTCTGACTTTCCACATTAAGTATTTAATGGTCTTATACATTCAATCCAGTTTATGACTTTATGAAAAGTCTATCTTTTGAAGATTTAAAGAGGTCTGTCTTTTGATGAGATGCATTAAAGGACCAGGGATGACAGCTTTGTGCAGTGCCAGATTTTTTACAAGGATGGAGATGTACAAAGCATTTCTTAAAGGTCCGCCAGAGGGCGCAACTAGACTGGAACATCGTGCCCGAGGGCATGAAACGTGATAAGCTCAATAAAATTGATGAATAATTTTAATATGTTGCTTCATAAGCCTCGTGTTTTATTGTAAGAATAATAAGGTAGACATAATCAAGCGAAACCTTTAGAGACATGCATATGGGAACAAAGAAAAGACATGATTGCTTTTTCCAGTTTAAGCTGGTTTGTATTCAGCCGTGTTTGTAGTTagctattattttttttctgtgtatCAAAACAATcctcaaaaaattatttattcaaaatTTTCCTTTTCTGACTGTTGCATATTAACGGTGACAGTCGAACACCaagacaattattattattttatgtaaataaattaatttttaacctttaaataaaacaacaacaaaataacaaGGCACCCATCGTAAAGTTagactttattattattaactaatagaataaaattattttataca contains:
- the edem3 gene encoding ER degradation-enhancing alpha-mannosidase-like protein 3 isoform X1 gives rise to the protein MLRLGSATMLPAFWLLLFMGTSIRLSETMSREEKSKLRNQVVEMFDHAYQNYMDHAYPADELMPLTCRGRVRGLEPSRGDIDDALGKFSLTLIDTLDTLALLNKTVEFEEAVRRVVADVRLDNDIVVSVFETNIRVLGGLLGGHSMAVMQKENGRMLWYQDELLHMAKDLGLRLLPAFNTTSGLPYPRVNLRYGVRGPATRTGTETDTCTACAGTMILEFAALSRFTGDPTFEAHARRALDFLWEKRQRNSNLVGTTINIHSGEWVRRDSGVGAGIDSYYEYLMKAYILLGDDEFLQRFNTHYASIMKYISQPPLLLDVHIHKPLLPARTWMDSLLAFFPGLQVLKGDIRPAIETHEMLYQVTKKHNFLPEAFTTDFRVHWAQHPLRPEFAESTYFLYKATKDPYYLEAGRTILENLNRYARVPCGFAAMKDVRTGSHEDRMDSFFLAEMFKYLFLLFAEEEDLPFNVEDYVFTTEAHLLPLSLSTASNSQAPPVIDYMPIEELDDSNFEWTCPNTRLLFPDPAFPRNLREPIRSAVDKSCPRPALNRDPGTVRPPLRAQDFMANNPEHLELLRRMGVSLIHLKDGRVQLVQHATQAVSAVAAEDGMRFMQEMMELSSQQQKEQLPPRAVQIVSQPFFGRVVLTAGPAQFGVDLSKSSSGVRGFVTIAEPYNGCSELSNGEIVAGRIALLQRGQCMFAEKARHIQKAGAIGGIVIDDNEGSSSDTAPLFQMAGDGRNTDDVTLPLLFLFHKEGNILLEALKEYREVEVLLSDKARSREAIFKGKALPGALLDGSTDGTEEEDCSTEEKDHSSPEPLDQSQVTTQEPAAEEQETVQSAEGLSSYVSMDVGEDPAVDEEDSSSRSVDSLMADWQEDLEAFKQMEKDEL
- the edem3 gene encoding ER degradation-enhancing alpha-mannosidase-like protein 3 isoform X2 → MLRLGSATMLPAFWLLLFMGTSIRLSETMSREEKSKLRNQVVEMFDHAYQNYMDHAYPADELMPLTCRGRVRGLEPSRGDIDDALGKFSLTLIDTLDTLALLNKTVEFEEAVRRVVADVRLDNDIVVSVFETNIRVLGGLLGGHSMAVMQKENGRMLWYQDELLHMAKDLGLRLLPAFNTTSGLPYPRVNLRYGVRGPATRTGTETDTCTACAGTMILEFAALSRFTGDPTFEAHARRALDFLWEKRQRNSNLVGTTINIHSGEWVRRDSGVGAGIDSYYEYLMKAYILLGDDEFLQRFNTHYASIMKYISQPPLLLDVHIHKPLLPARTWMDSLLAFFPGLQVLKGDIRPAIETHEMLYQVTKKHNFLPEAFTTDFRVHWAQHPLRPEFAESTYFLYKATKDPYYLEAGRTILENLNRYARVPCGFAAMKDVRTGSHEDRMDSFFLAEMFKYLFLLFAEEEDLPFNVEDYVFTTEAHLLPLSLSTASNSQAPPVIDYMPIEELDDSNFEWTCPNTRLLFPDPAFPRNLREPIRSAVDKSCPRPALNRDPGTVRPPLRAQDFMANNPEHLELLRRMGVSLIHLKDGRVQLVQHATQAVSAVAAEDGMRFMQEMMELSSQQQKEQLPPRAVQIVSQPFFGRVVLTAGPAQFGVDLSKSSSGVRGFVTIAEPYNGCSELSNGEIVAGRIALLQRGQCMFAEKARHIQKAGAIGGIVIDDNEGSSSDTAPLFQMAGDGRNTDDVTLPLLFLFHKEGNILLEALKEYREVEVLLSDKARSRGTDGTEEEDCSTEEKDHSSPEPLDQSQVTTQEPAAEEQETVQSAEGLSSYVSMDVGEDPAVDEEDSSSRSVDSLMADWQEDLEAFKQMEKDEL